The genomic stretch gatatcttgcgacactcaaagcagatgcatttccaacgataaagtcaaagaaatctgccgccagacccccaggaaaagagagcggatgagggtatgtctacagaatatattaattgatgaaaactgggctgtctgcactctcaaagtgcatgttgttgccaaatgtatttcatatgctgtaaacctagttcatagttgttagtttcctttaatgccaaacaaacacataccaatcgttggttagaaggcgatcgccgaattcgtcctcgctttctcccgtgtcgctggctgtcgtgtcattctcgtcggtttcgcttgcatacggttcaaaccgatatggctcaatagcttcagtttcttcttcaatttcattttcgctacctgcctccacactacaaccatccgtttcaatacatgcataatctgttgaatcgcttaagccgctgaaatccgagtctgaatccgagctaatgtcgctataaacttgctgttctatccgccatgtttgtttgtgtcggcatcactatgtgacgtcacaggaaaatggacgggtgtatatcggcatcactatgtgacgtcacaggaaaatggacgggtgtatataactatggttaaaatcaggccctttgaagcttttttagggatattgcgtgatgggtaaaattttgaaaaaaactttgaaaaataaaataagccactgggaactgatttttaatggttttaacccttctgaaattgtgataatgttcccctttaggcataaaagttgtgtgatagTATATACACTCCCTGACTACACTAAGATGAATGCGGCAATGTATAGAAACATCCAacccgatggagcttgagaggtgctgcaaaggggaatgggccaaactgcccaaagattgtggcatcgtattgaaaaagacttgaggctgtaattgctgccaaacgtGCATccgcaaagtattgagcaaaggctgtgaatacttgtgATATTTAGTTCTAATATTTGCAGATGAATTAGGAGTTGGAAGTAAATAAAACTATGATTTTTGTGGTTAGGGTTACAAAGAACAAGTAAAAACAAATGTGTGAACTCACCAGCTGATGCAAGGTTCTtggaaaaaagataaaataaggcATTTTAGGCCACGGCAATCACAAAAAagtaaaatcctggagggactgtgaAATGGCTTGTTGTGTTTCCCCACTCTACGGAGCTAATCTGGACGTGGTTGAATCAAGTAACACTCTGCTCGGAGCTCCTGGTGGTGTTTCCCTGCTGGATGAATCAATTCGGGTGTACCTCACGGAGACCCTCTTGGTCCACTCGTGTCACTGACGGGCATCTAACCTCTCCTTTTGTGCGCCAGTTGGTCCTGGTCTTAGGCGACCTGCACATCCCCCACCGGTGCAACACCCTGCCAGCCAAGTTCAAGAAGCTGCTGGTGCCGGGGAAGATCCAGCACATCCTCTGCACGGGCAACCTGTGCACCAAGGAGAGCTACGACTACCTGAAGACTCTCGCAGGCGACGTCCACATCGTCCGCGGAGACTTCGACGAGGTCCGTTCAGCGTCCGGACGACGCCCTTCAAAACTTCCAACCCTTTCTTTTGTGCGCCCTGTCAGAACCTGAACTACCCGGAGCAGAAGGTGGTGACGGTGGGCCAGTTCAAGATCGGGCTGATCCACGGGCACCAGGTGATCCCGTGGGGGGACATGGCCAGCCTGGCGCTGCTGCAGAGGCAGCTGGACGTGGACATCCTCATCTCGGGCCACACGCACAAGTTTGAGGCCTTTGAGAACGAGAACAAGTTCTACATCAACCCGGGCTCCGCCACCGGGGCATACACTGCGCTGGAAAGGTACATGTTTGTGTCGTGTGTCAAATGGGAAAAACTTATGGTAATATGCTCAAAGAAGATGACCATACTGATGGGAAAtgctatttacatatatattagcGTATTGCAGTTATTAGCCTTGAATTGGGAGTATGcaaggaccagaggtgggtagtaacgcgctacatttactctacttgagtaacttttgggataaattgtacttctaagagtagttttaatgcaaaatacttttacttgagtatatttatagagaagaaatgatacttttactccgctccatttatctacattcagctcgctacagatttttatcgatctgttaatcatacttgccaaccctcccgaattttccgggagactcccgaaattcagggcctctcccgaaaacctcccgggacaattattctcccgaaaatctcccgattttcagccggagctggaagccacgccccctccagctccatgcggacctgagtgaggacagccttttttcatgatgggaggacaacagggtgacaagaactaaatcatccagactagagataaattgtagtattatgtttattttacctaaaaataaatatatttattaatttaaaaaaaaaaaactaaatacatttttactacattttgctaaaaacatcaaaattaattgtatttttatttgtattttttcgtgactccttaatacatccagccatagaattatactttatcaacaactttagcattttattcattacattttgaaactctcagaagccaagttatgttatattccttaatatttatttatgcaagtttgaagtatcaattatttatctaaacacagttttgtttgcatattttcaggagatatatatatatatatatatatatatatgaaatacttgacttggtgaattctagctgtcaatatactcctcccctcttaaccacgcccccaaccacgcccgacccacccccgaccacgcccccaccccccacctcccgaaatcggaggtctcaaggttggcaagtatgctgttaatgcacgctttgtttgttttggtccgtcagacagaccttcaaagtaggatctatagcatgcctgcgtttcaccaatcaaatgcagtcactggtgacgtttgactccgtttcaccaatcaaacagagccaggcggtcacatgattaacaagcttaagcttacatgaactcaacgtcatatttgaggaagcacatggcggtaagaaaCGTTTAgttgatattttggctgtcaccgtaggctgatgttagcttccctgctatgaatcactgtgaaatgtacatcgtgtggggacatttattaacgcactgcagccccatagacacacacactcacacgcacagtcgcacacacacacacgcatgcatacaaacaccaatcagaagtgcatagtgtgttcccaggtgcagcccacacctatcagtttatggtttgcgtaaaggctaacttgttattttcctttgtaatctctgcctactgagcctatggtgctgttaagttatcgtggctcaatttgccttcatttttttatgttaatgtattattattcaatataaattattgttttagttgcttaagagatattcctggctctgaatttgctcattgctatttttatgtttttgtgcattatttgttgccgtcattattaaacgaacaggttactcatcagttactcagtacttgagtagttttttcacaacatactttttacttttactcaagtaaatatttgggtgactactccttacttttacttgagtaataaatctctaaagtaacagtattcttacttgagtacaatttctggctactctacccaactCTGGCTATGACCCTGGTCTCTCTCAGTCCATACCACCAAGCTAGGTGTTTGGACTGTGCATGTTTCCAAAACCGATGTACAACATGAACACTTActtaaattaagttaaagtaccaaagattgtcacTGTAGATGGATGTTGTCTTTGGAAGACTTCAAAGAGCCTAAAAGGAAGTCCCTACGCCAAATAGTCCAAGGAAAGCTTCACATTTACTTTGGATGTGACTTTTTCAGTCGACAAAAACAAATTAGGTTAATTTGATTTACGTGATTATTTTTTTGGGTGGGAGGCGGAAATTGATttagtttacatgttgtgaccttttAGAAGGGATTACCGTACTAATGAAAACCGAGGTACCtctggaagtattattgtatcaaaatgatttgcaaatgcgtatctcagtctgtgcgtctgtaatccaatccaggtgtctgtgtactaatgtgtgtgtgtctgtatctcaatgtgtGTGTCATCACAGCCATGTGTGCGTGTTTTAGGTTGTCTGTCCATATTATAATttgtctgtgtaaaaaaaaattaaaattttttactTGTGACTTTTTGCTACATTTCTGCCATTTTAAGagttgtgtgtctgtaatcaggTGTGTATGTGTAAGGAAATGTGTgtcagatttgtgtgaagcaaCAAACCTGATTGGGTGTCATTATACATGAGACTTTTTACTACGTTTCTGCCATTTTAAGagttgtgtgtctgtaatcagaggtgtgtgtatgtgtgaaacAATTTGTgtcagatttgtgtgaagcaggaaccttaattggctgtctttttacatGTGACTTTTTGCTACGGTTCTGCCATTAGAGTTGTGTGTATGTAttcagaggtgtgtgtgtgtaaagcaaTTTGTGTCAATTTGTGTGAAGCAAGAgttggctgtctttttacacgtGGATTTTTGCTATGTTTCTGCCATTTTAAGAGttgtgtgtctgtattcagaGGTGTGTATGTGTAAAGCAATTTGTgtcagatttgtgtgaagcaggaaccttaattggctgtctttttacatGTCACTTTTTGCTACGTTTCTACCAGTTTAAGAgttgtgtgtccgtatttcggTGTGTATGTGTAAAGTAATTTGTgtcagatttgtgtgaagcaagaaccctgattggctgtctttttacagATGGCTTTTTGCTATGTTTCTGCCATTTTAAGAGttgtgtgtctgtattcagaGGTGTGTATCTGTAAAGCAATTTGTGTgacgcaagaaacctgattgggtGTCATTTTACATGAGACTTTTTGCTACGTTTCTGCCATTTTAAGagttgtgtgtctgtaatcagagATGTGTATGTGTGAAACAATTTGTgtcagatttgtgtgaagcaaGAACCCTGATTGGTTGTCATTGTACACATGGCTTTTTACTACGTTTCTGCCATTTTAAGAGTTGTGTGTCCGTATTcagaggtgtgtgtatgtgtaaagcaATTTGTGTCAATTTGTGTGAAGCAAGAGTtctgattggctgtctttttacacgtgactttttgCTACGGTTCTGCCATTTTAAGAGttgtgtgtctgtattcagaGGTGTGTATGTGTAAAGCAATTTGTgtcagatttgtgtgaagcaggaaccttaattggctgtctttttacatGTCACTTTTTGTTACGTTTCTGCTATTAGAGttgtgtgtctgtattcagaGGTGTGTATGTGTAAAGCAATTTGTGTCACTTTGTGTGGAACAAGAGTGctgattggctgtctttttacacgtGGCTTTTTGCTATGTTTCCACCAGTTTAAGAgttgtgtgtccgtatttcggTGTGTATGTGTAAAGTAATTTGTctcagatttgtgtgaagcaaGAACCCTGATTGGTTGTCATTTTACACATGGCTTTTTACTAAGTTTCTGCCATTTTATGagttgtgtgtctgtaatcagaggtgtgtatgtgtaaagcaatttgtgtgaagcaggaacctTAATTGGCTGTCTTTGTACATGTGACTTTTTGCTACTGTTCTGCTATTAGagttgtgtgtctgtaatcagagGTGTGTATGTGTAAAGCAATTTGTgtcagatttgtgtgaagcagggACCTTAATTGGCTGTCGTTTTACATGTCACGTTTTGCTACGTTTCTGCTATTAGAGttgtgtgtctgtattcagaGGTGTGTGTGTAAAGCAATTTGTGTaagatttgtgtgaagcaggaactCTGATAGGCTGTCTTTTTGCACATGACCTTTTGCAACGTTTCTGCCATTTTAAgagttgtgtgtatgtgtaaagcaATTGGCTtaattggctgtctttttacacgtgactttttgCTACGGTTTTGCTATTAGAGttgtgtgtctgtattcagaggtgtgtgtgtgtgtgtgtgtgtgtgtgtgtgtgtgtgtgtgtgtgtgtgtgtaaagcaatttgtgtgaagcaggaactCTAATTGGCTGTCTTTTTGCACGTGACTTTTTACTACGTTTTTGCCATTTTAAGAGTTGTGTGTCCGTAAtcagatgtgtgtatgtgtgaagcAATTTGTgtcagatttgtgtgaagcaagactgctgattggctgtctttttacacatGACTTTTTGCTATGTTTCTGCCATTTTAAGAGTTGTGTGTCTGTAATACGAGGTGTGTATGTGTAAAGCAATTTGTGTGAAGCAGGGACCTTAATTGGCTGTCTTTATACACGTGAATTTTGCGACACTCCTGCCGTGTAAGAGTTGTGTGTCCGTGCAGCAGTTCGAAGTTGTAAAAAGAGTTGTCCGTCTGTAAGTTCAGCTTGTgtcagatttgtgtgaagcaggaactCTGATTGGTTGTCTTTTTACATGTGACTTTTTGCTACATTTCTGCCATTTTATGGAGTTGTGTGTCCGTAATCAGAAGTGTGTATGTGTGAAACAATTTGTGTCAGATTTGTGTGAAGGAAGAAACCTGATTGGTTGTCACTTTACACGTTTCTGCCATTTTAAGAGTTGTGTGTCCGTAATCAGAAGTGTGTATGTGTAAAGCAATTTGTGTGAAGCAAGAACcctgattggctgtctttttgctACGTTTCTGCCATTTTAAGAGTTGTGTGTCCGTATTTAGAGGCATGTATGTGTAAAGCAATTTGTgtcagatttgtgtgaagcaaGAGTGCTGATTGGCTATCATTTTACATGTGACGTTTTGCTACATTTCTGCCATTTTAAGGGGTTGTGTGTCCGTAATCAGAGGTGTGTATGTATAAAGCAAGAGTGctgattggctgtctttttatACATGGCTTTTTGCTACGTTTCTGCCATTTTAAAGAGTTGTGTGTCCGTAATCCGAGGTGTGTATGTGTGAAGCAATTTGTGTCAATTTGTGTGaagcaagaaacctgattggcggtctttttacacgtgactttttACTACGTTTCTGCCATTTTAAGAGTTGTGTGTCCGTAatcagaggtgtgtgtgtgtgaagcaaTTTGTGTGAAGCAAGAGTGctgattggctgtctttttacacgtgactttttACTACGTATCTGCCATTTTAAGagttgtgtgtctgtaatcagaaGTGTGTACGTGTAAAGCAATTTGTgtcagatttgtgtgaagcaaGAACCTtaattggctgtctttttacacgtgactttttgCTACAGTTTTGCTATTAGAGttgtgtgtctgtattcagaggtgtgtgtgtgtgtgtgtgtgtgtgtgtgtgtgtgtgtgtgtgtgtgtgtgtgtgtgtgtgtgtgtgtaaagcaaTTTGTGTCaagatttgtgtgaagcaggaactctgattggctgtctttttgcaTGTGACTTTTTGCTATGTTTCTGCTATTTTAAGAGTTGTGTGTCTGAAttcagaggtgtgtgtgtgtaaagcaatttgtgtgaagcaggaacctTAATTGGCTGTCTTTTTGCATGTGACTTTTTGCTATGTTTCTGCTATTTTAAGAGTTGTGTGTCTGAATTCAGAGGTGTGTATGTGTAAAGCaatttgtgtgaagcaggaaccttaattggctgtctttttacatGTCACTTTTTGCTACGGTTCTGCTATTAGAGTTATGTGTCTGTAttcagaggtgtgtgtgtgtgtgtgtgtgtgtgtgtgtgtgtgtgtgtgtgtgtgtgtgtgtgtgtgtgtgtaaagcaaTTTGTGTCaagatttgtgtgaagcaggaactCTGTTACGCTGTTTTTAAACACGTGACTTTTTGCTATGTTTCTGCCATTTTAAGAGTTGTGTGTCCGTAATCAGATGTGTGTACGTGTGAAGCAAGAGTGctgattggctgtctttttacatGTCACTTTTTGCTACgtttctgccatttttttttttttcccaactttttttattggcattttcaaatagacagaaaaaagtgcaagtcaaaacagtacaattttaaagtcagtaaatgattcacaccctttcccttaaaacccaaaccacccaaccaccctcccaccccactcaggtcccactaacgagggacaaatggcacaattatgtaacaagtaagacgacaaagacagacacattctcacacacacacacacacacacatacgcggcctgagacagacagatatacaggtaaaagccagtaaattagaatattttgaaaaacttgatttatttcagtaattgcattcaaaaggtgtaacttgtacattatatttattcattgcacacagactgatgcattcaaatgtttatttcatttaattttgatgatttgaagtggcaacaaatgacaatccaaaattccgtgtgtcacaaaattagaatattacttaaggctaatacaaaaaagggatttttagaaatgttggccaactgaaaagtatgaaaatgaaaaatatgagcatgtacaatactcaatacttggttggagctccttttgcctcaattactgcgttaatgcggcgtggcatggagtcgatgagtttctggcactgctcaggtgttatgagagcccaggttgctctgatagtggccttcaactcttctgcgtttttgggtctggcattctgcatcttccttttcacaataccccacagattttctatggggctaaggtcaggggagttggcgggccaatttagaacagaaataccatggtccgtaaaccaggcacgggtagattttgcgctgtgtgcaggcgccaagtcctgttggaacttgaaatctccatctccatagagcaggtcagcagcaggaagcatgaagtgctctaaaacttgctggtagacggctgcgttgaccctggatctcaggaaacagagtggaccgacaccagcagatgacatggcaccccaaaccatcacccaaccatgcaaagtttgcatttcctttggaaatcgaggtcccagagtctggaggaagacaggagaggcacaggatccacgttgcctgaagtctagtgtaaagtttccaccatcagtgatggtttggggtgccatgtcatctgtgaaaatctgtggggtattgtgaaaaggaagatgcagaatgccagacccaaaaacgcagaagagttgaaggccactatcagagcaacctaggctctcataacacctgagcagtgccagaaactcatcgactccatgccacgccgcattaacgcagtaattgaggcaaaaggagctccaaccaagtattgagtattgtacatgctcttatttttcattttcatacttttcagttggccaacatttctaaaaatcccttttttgtattagccttaagtaatattctaattttgtgacacacggaattttggattgtcatttgttgccacttcaaatcatcaaaattaaatgaaataaacatttgaatgcatcagtctgtgtgcaatgaataaatataatgtacaagttacaccttttgaatgcaattactgaaataaatcaagtttttcaaaatattctaatttactggcttttacctatatatatatatatatatataataataataaaataaaataaaaattaataataat from Nerophis lumbriciformis linkage group LG26, RoL_Nlum_v2.1, whole genome shotgun sequence encodes the following:
- the vps29 gene encoding vacuolar protein sorting-associated protein 29 isoform X2, whose amino-acid sequence is MLVLVLGDLHIPHRCNTLPAKFKKLLVPGKIQHILCTGNLCTKESYDYLKTLAGDVHIVRGDFDENLNYPEQKVVTVGQFKIGLIHGHQVIPWGDMASLALLQRQLDVDILISGHTHKFEAFENENKFYINPGSATGAYTALESNIIPSFVLMDIQASTVVTYVYQLIGDDVKVERIEYKKS
- the vps29 gene encoding vacuolar protein sorting-associated protein 29 isoform X1; protein product: MMYNTTNPLLSNNILFVLFISISVHSCLISNFSFPPLSPNFLFALCFSLFTPPPTNLCDDDAFCHSVIHTHPFSLSLRPACSSPINQAGHRLVLVLGDLHIPHRCNTLPAKFKKLLVPGKIQHILCTGNLCTKESYDYLKTLAGDVHIVRGDFDENLNYPEQKVVTVGQFKIGLIHGHQVIPWGDMASLALLQRQLDVDILISGHTHKFEAFENENKFYINPGSATGAYTALESNIIPSFVLMDIQASTVVTYVYQLIGDDVKVERIEYKKS